One genomic window of Desulfuromonas sp. AOP6 includes the following:
- a CDS encoding DUF2007 domain-containing protein, which produces MKRLKTFSFAEGPQAGMIKGLLEANGIACFIKNERLFTAMGEVPFVECFPELWIFDNDQVERAAALLAGVTAADAAISESWTCPDCGEVLEGHFGQCWNCGRARS; this is translated from the coding sequence ATGAAAAGACTCAAGACCTTCAGCTTTGCCGAAGGGCCCCAGGCGGGTATGATCAAGGGCCTGCTCGAAGCCAACGGCATCGCCTGTTTCATCAAAAACGAGCGGCTCTTCACCGCCATGGGAGAAGTTCCCTTTGTCGAATGCTTCCCCGAGTTGTGGATTTTCGATAACGACCAGGTAGAGCGGGCGGCGGCGCTGCTGGCTGGCGTGACCGCCGCCGATGCCGCTATTTCCGAATCCTGGACCTGCCCGGACTGCGGTGAAGTTCTCGAAGGACATTTCGGCCAGTGCTGGAACTGCGGCCGGGCAAGGTCCTGA
- a CDS encoding GIY-YIG nuclease family protein, which translates to MPDWSVYMLRNERNALYTGASSDVHRRLQQHRNKLGKAARFTRACQTLELVYHCEVGSRSLALQVEAKIKKLTKTEKERLVTAAPDPAQLLERLGL; encoded by the coding sequence ATGCCGGACTGGTCGGTTTACATGCTGCGCAATGAGCGCAATGCCCTTTACACCGGGGCCAGCAGCGATGTACACAGACGCTTGCAACAGCACCGGAACAAGCTGGGCAAAGCCGCCCGCTTCACGCGGGCCTGCCAGACGCTGGAACTGGTCTATCACTGCGAAGTCGGTTCCAGAAGCCTGGCCCTGCAGGTTGAGGCAAAGATTAAAAAACTGACCAAGACGGAGAAGGAAAGACTGGTAACCGCCGCCCCGGACCCGGCGCAACTGCTGGAAAGACTGGGGCTTTAG
- the mscL gene encoding large conductance mechanosensitive channel protein MscL: MFKEFKEFAMRGNVVDMAVGIIIGGAFGTIVKSLVADVLMPPLGLLMGGVDFSNLFIVLKQGATPGPYAALAEAQAAGAVSINYGVFINTVISFIIVAFAIFLLIRGINRLRREEETPAAAPTTKDCPFCLSSIPIKASRCPNCTSDLTKA; the protein is encoded by the coding sequence ATGTTTAAAGAGTTCAAGGAATTTGCCATGCGGGGCAATGTCGTGGACATGGCGGTCGGCATTATCATCGGTGGGGCTTTCGGCACCATCGTCAAGAGCCTGGTCGCCGATGTTCTCATGCCCCCCCTCGGCCTGCTGATGGGCGGTGTCGACTTCTCCAACCTTTTCATCGTGCTGAAGCAGGGGGCCACCCCCGGCCCTTATGCCGCCCTGGCCGAAGCGCAGGCCGCTGGCGCCGTTTCGATCAACTACGGCGTCTTTATCAATACGGTCATCAGCTTCATCATCGTCGCCTTCGCCATTTTCCTGCTCATCCGCGGCATCAACCGTCTGCGTCGTGAAGAGGAAACCCCGGCGGCGGCACCGACCACCAAAGACTGCCCTTTCTGCCTGAGCAGCATCCCCATCAAGGCGAGCCGCTGCCCCAACTGCACTTCGGACCTGACCAAGGCCTAA
- a CDS encoding cytidine deaminase, giving the protein MNISTDQKRRLEEAARLAHRHSYSPYSRFPVGAAVLTTSGAIFSGCNVENASLGLTQCAERNAVAQAISQGERRILAIAVYTPTARPTPPCGACRQVLAEFSCDAIVLCVCDGDDRLETTLHDLLPDAFAANHTADGEES; this is encoded by the coding sequence ATGAATATTTCCACCGACCAAAAAAGACGACTGGAAGAGGCTGCCCGCCTGGCCCACCGCCACAGTTACAGCCCCTATAGCCGTTTTCCCGTGGGGGCGGCGGTGCTCACTACCAGTGGTGCCATTTTTTCTGGTTGCAACGTCGAGAACGCCTCCCTCGGCCTGACCCAGTGCGCCGAGCGAAACGCGGTGGCCCAGGCCATCAGCCAGGGGGAGCGGCGCATCCTCGCCATCGCCGTCTACACCCCCACGGCACGCCCCACCCCACCCTGCGGCGCCTGTCGTCAGGTGCTGGCGGAATTCTCTTGTGATGCCATCGTGTTATGCGTCTGTGACGGGGATGATCGCCTCGAAACAACTCTGCACGACCTGCTGCCCGACGCCTTCGCCGCAAACCATACCGCGGATGGTGAAGAATCATGA
- the msrA gene encoding peptide-methionine (S)-S-oxide reductase MsrA, whose protein sequence is MNERTEKATFGAGCFWGIEAAFNRVKGVVATTVGYMGGHKANPSYEEVCTGKTGHAEVVEVIFNPAVISYRELLEVFWQIHDPTTLNRQGPDIGPQYRSVIFYHNPTQQEEAQASLQAQQQSASLRRRPIVTAIEPAAPFYRAEEYHQQYLAKR, encoded by the coding sequence ATGAACGAGCGTACAGAAAAAGCAACCTTTGGCGCCGGATGCTTTTGGGGCATCGAGGCGGCTTTCAACCGGGTCAAGGGGGTGGTTGCCACCACCGTCGGCTACATGGGTGGACATAAAGCCAACCCGAGTTACGAAGAGGTCTGCACTGGAAAAACCGGCCATGCGGAAGTTGTGGAAGTCATCTTCAACCCCGCTGTGATTTCCTATCGGGAGCTGCTGGAGGTCTTCTGGCAGATCCATGATCCGACCACCCTGAACCGGCAGGGACCTGACATCGGCCCCCAATACCGTTCGGTCATCTTCTATCACAACCCCACCCAGCAGGAAGAGGCCCAGGCCTCTCTGCAGGCGCAGCAGCAATCTGCGTCTCTGCGCCGCAGGCCCATCGTGACCGCTATTGAACCTGCGGCCCCCTTTTACCGGGCGGAAGAGTATCATCAGCAGTATCTGGCCAAGCGCTGA
- a CDS encoding YajD family HNH nuclease, with the protein MARSFRPHGKKPAPVKTQAEIDEMVRRLKAAQAEASNYRERSLKQHGWICAKCGREFDLSTLHLLTVHHKDGNHNNNPADGSNWENLCIYCHDDEHSRSLLGDYLQGR; encoded by the coding sequence ATGGCCCGTTCGTTTCGTCCCCACGGCAAAAAACCCGCCCCGGTCAAAACCCAGGCAGAAATTGACGAGATGGTGCGCCGCCTCAAGGCGGCACAGGCCGAGGCAAGTAACTACCGTGAACGCTCCCTGAAGCAGCACGGCTGGATCTGCGCCAAATGCGGCCGCGAGTTCGACCTGTCGACGCTGCATCTGCTGACGGTGCACCACAAGGACGGCAATCACAACAACAATCCCGCCGACGGCAGCAACTGGGAAAATCTCTGCATCTATTGCCACGATGACGAGCACAGCCGCTCGCTCCTTGGCGACTATCTGCAGGGACGCTGA
- a CDS encoding methyltransferase domain-containing protein, with product MDPSKQEAFGRRMADILNGGALNLAMAIGYRTGLFEAMATFTTAQPIEAIAEQAGLHPRYVREWLGIMVTADIVELECQPAGNGYRLPPEHAAFLTRAGGNTNLAVYTQEIPLLTVSALEQVIEAFPRGTGVPYHNYPRFQAFMTELASAKHRQVLLEIFLPSVDEGRLLDRLQQGIRVCDFGCGEGTALLLMAQAYPQSQFTAIDIDEQAVAAGKTEAQRLGLDNAEFLCLDAATLHQEPAWREAFDYILAFDAIHDQRAPLQALQSVHHLLAADGLFSMIDIAAHTDHQDNRSHPLGPFLYTVSLMHCLPVGLHDGGAGLGMMWGEELAVELLQEAGFEEITVEAIPQDPFNLHFCCRK from the coding sequence ATGGATCCATCGAAACAGGAAGCCTTTGGCCGCCGAATGGCCGATATTCTCAACGGAGGCGCCCTCAATCTGGCCATGGCCATCGGCTACCGCACCGGTCTGTTTGAAGCCATGGCGACCTTCACCACGGCCCAACCGATTGAAGCGATCGCCGAACAGGCCGGTCTTCATCCGCGTTACGTGCGGGAATGGCTGGGGATCATGGTCACGGCCGACATCGTGGAACTGGAGTGCCAGCCGGCAGGCAACGGCTATCGCCTTCCACCCGAGCACGCGGCTTTTCTTACCCGTGCAGGCGGCAACACCAACCTGGCCGTCTACACCCAGGAGATCCCCCTGCTTACCGTCAGCGCCCTGGAACAGGTTATCGAGGCCTTCCCTCGCGGTACGGGGGTTCCCTATCATAACTATCCCCGCTTTCAGGCTTTCATGACCGAACTGGCCAGCGCCAAGCATAGGCAGGTTCTGCTGGAGATCTTTCTGCCGTCGGTAGATGAAGGTCGGCTACTCGACCGGCTGCAGCAAGGCATCCGGGTCTGCGATTTCGGCTGTGGCGAGGGAACGGCCCTGCTGTTGATGGCGCAGGCTTACCCCCAAAGCCAGTTTACCGCTATTGATATTGACGAACAGGCCGTGGCCGCAGGCAAGACGGAAGCCCAGAGGCTTGGACTCGACAACGCTGAATTTCTCTGCCTGGACGCGGCCACCCTGCATCAGGAACCGGCCTGGCGCGAGGCCTTCGATTACATCCTGGCCTTTGACGCCATTCACGATCAGCGCGCCCCCCTGCAGGCCCTGCAAAGCGTCCATCACCTGCTGGCAGCCGACGGACTTTTCAGCATGATCGACATCGCCGCCCACACGGATCACCAGGACAACCGCTCGCATCCCCTCGGTCCCTTTCTCTACACCGTCAGCCTCATGCACTGCCTGCCCGTCGGCCTTCATGACGGCGGCGCCGGTCTGGGGATGATGTGGGGGGAAGAGTTGGCCGTTGAGTTGCTGCAAGAGGCGGGGTTCGAAGAGATTACCGTGGAAGCGATCCCCCAGGATCCTTTCAACCTTCACTTCTGCTGCCGTAAATAG
- a CDS encoding MmcQ/YjbR family DNA-binding protein translates to MNLEILRQHLLNKKGAVEDFPFGPETLVCKVGGKMFALVALHESPPWLNLKCDPDKAEAQRIFYTAVRPGYHMNKRHWNTLVLDGTIPDEEVRAMVDESYALVLQNLSKAAREAAGLAAEKEST, encoded by the coding sequence GTGAACCTTGAGATTCTGCGCCAGCATCTGCTGAATAAAAAAGGAGCCGTCGAGGATTTCCCCTTCGGCCCGGAGACGCTGGTCTGCAAGGTCGGCGGCAAAATGTTTGCCCTGGTCGCCTTGCATGAATCGCCGCCCTGGCTGAATCTCAAGTGTGACCCGGACAAGGCCGAGGCGCAGAGGATTTTCTACACGGCGGTGCGTCCCGGCTACCACATGAACAAACGTCACTGGAACACTCTCGTCCTCGATGGCACCATTCCGGACGAGGAGGTCCGGGCCATGGTGGACGAGTCTTACGCCCTGGTCTTACAGAACCTGAGCAAAGCGGCCCGTGAGGCAGCGGGACTGGCCGCGGAAAAGGAATCGACATGA
- a CDS encoding translation initiation factor Sui1 → MSRHHEKTGGLVYSSEFGRMCPACGQPAGKCTCSQSQPAPPTDGVVRLRRETKGRGGKAMTVITGVPLAPAELKELGQQLKKKCATGGTVKDGVIEIQGDHLDLLLAELKNRGWTVKRSGG, encoded by the coding sequence ATGTCCAGGCACCATGAGAAAACCGGCGGCCTTGTTTATTCCAGCGAGTTCGGCCGTATGTGTCCCGCCTGCGGCCAGCCCGCCGGCAAATGCACCTGCAGCCAGTCCCAGCCCGCGCCCCCGACGGACGGTGTGGTGCGCCTCCGCCGCGAAACCAAGGGACGAGGCGGCAAGGCCATGACGGTGATCACCGGGGTGCCCCTCGCCCCTGCCGAGCTCAAGGAGCTCGGCCAGCAACTGAAGAAAAAATGCGCCACCGGCGGCACCGTCAAAGACGGCGTCATCGAAATTCAGGGGGATCACCTTGATCTGCTGCTGGCCGAACTGAAAAATCGCGGCTGGACCGTCAAGAGATCCGGCGGCTGA